The nucleotide window GGGTTTCCCCGCTGATGACAAAAGTCGCCTTGGGCATTACTAACCACCATCAAAGAAATACTAAGTTGGAGTATTTAAACCTTGTGCTAACAAAAACCAACAAAAATTACAAAAATTATCAACTAAGAAACAGCCCGGGCATGTTAAACGAAAGCGCTTACCCAAAATCTTTTTTTAAGCTGAAAGGCTAATCCAAGCGGTGCTTCAGATGGTGCTCTACGACCGCTTCGGCAGACCCGCGACCAACCTCAGGATATCCCTCACCCAGGACTGCAACTTCCGCTGCTTCTTCTGCCACCGCGAGGGACAGCACTTCAACGCGAGCCTTGAGCTGACCCCCTCGGAGATAGAGAGGCTCGTCAGGGTGGCGTCGCACCTTGGAATAAGAAAGGTCAAACTTACCGGAGGAGAGCCCACCGTCAGGAACGACATACTTGATGTGGTAAGGCGCATAAGGCCATACGTGGTCGATCTCTCCATGACCACAAACGGGAGCAGGCTGAAGGAGCTGGCGAAGCCGCTCGCCGAAGCGGGCCTCAACCGCGTCAACGTATCCCTTCACAGCCTGAAGCCAGACGTTTACCGCAGAATCACCGGCGTCGATATGCTCGACACGGTTCTCGAGGGCATAGAGGAGGCGGTAAAGTACCTCAGCCCGGTGAAGCTCAACATGACGGTTATGAGGGGACTGAACGACGGAGAGATATGGGACATGGTGGAGTTCGCCGCGAAGACCGGGACGATACTCCAGCTCATCGAACTCGAGGCCCCGAGGGAGATGACGGAGACCAGGTTCTTCAGGAAGTACTTCTACCCGCTCAAGCCCGTGGAGGAGCGGCTGGGGGAAATGGCCGTGGAGACCCGCGAGAGGAGGATGCACCGGAGGAAGAAGTACTTCATCCCCACCGACCACGGAATAGCTGAGGTCGAGGTGGTCCGGGCGATGCACAACACGGTATTCTGCGCCAACTGCACGAGGCTCCGCGTCACGTCGGACGGGAAGTTCAAGACGTGCCTGCTGAGGAAGGAGGACCTCATCGACTTCGTGACGGCCCTCAGGAACGGCGCAAGCGACGAAGAACTCGTGGAGATATTCCGCCAGGTCGTCCTCATGAGGGAGCCCTACTGGAAATAGTTTAATACCCAGACACCCTAGAATAAGTGGTGACTGAAATCGACGCCGTGACCTTTGTGGAAGGACTCCTGCTGGCGGGTGTGTCCGGGTACCTTCTCATCAGGATTAGACTTCTCCACCGTTACGGAGAACTCCACAAAAGGGAATACTCCATGGAGCTGTCAGTTATATTCAGCCTCTTCGCACTCGCGGGCATCGCACTCATGGTCGCGGCAGCCACTGAAAGCGCACCGCCAAGGGCTCCCGATATCGTCGCGCTGACGGCATTCATTGTCATTTCAATCCTCTCAATGAGGGAGCTTCTCAGAAAGACTCCCGGCGTCATCTCGCCTAAGGGAGTTGGAATAAAGGAGTCCAGCGTCTTTCTTGTGGAGAGTGAGAACGAAGCGAAGCTCATGATGAAAACGTTCCACCTGAAGGGCGCTCCGGTGATGGCCATCAGCAGACGCCCCTACGAGGAGTGGGTTTCGAAGTTCGGCTTCAGTCCGAAGACGTTCCTGTGGCTCAGCAACGTCCAGCACCCCCATGCTGTCAGTCCCAGCAGCCTGTACATCCTCAGGGAGGAGGCCGTGAGGTTCATGCGCGAGAACCCTGGAGGGGTTGTCTATGTGGATGGAATCGAGTACATGACGTTCTACTCCGAGTTCAGCACCATAGCGAAGTTTCTCTTCACACTCAGGGACTACGCCCTCACAACCAGGGCGTACGTGGTTGTGCTGGCCTCCCCCGAGGCCCTGGGGCCCACGAAGTTCAACATCCTTGCAAGGGAATTCAGGAGGCCGGATTTCGGAGAGATAGAGGATACCCTCTCAGAGAAAGCCTTTTTCGGAACAGTAAGGAAAGAAGACCTCGAAAGGCTCCTCGAGAACGACTCGGGAGACGTGGAAGAAAAGGTTATGCCAGGGGGACCCGAGAATGCCGGCGATAAGGGTGACAAAAACCGAGGCTGAACCCGTGAAGAGGAGGCTGAAGAAGCTGGGCCTCTACGACGGAAAGAGGCGTCCGAAGCGGGAGGGGGAGTTCGTTCTCCTCCCCGTCCCTGAAGATGAGAGGGTTTATTCGCTCGGCTACGAGGTTCTCCCACTGGAGCTTCCCCTCCGGCCCGAGCGGCAGCTTTACAAGAACCTCGAGAGCGTCCTCACCGGGAGGCTGAGCGAGGAGGAACTGAAGCACCTGCGGCGCTACGACATCGTCGGGGACATAGCGATAATCCAGGTGCCGAGGGAGCTTTCCCACAGGGTGGACGATATCGTATGGGGTCTCAGAAAAGTCCACCCCTTTATCAGGGTCGTGGCCCAGAAGGGCTTCCACGAGGGGGCGTTCAGAATAAGGGAATACTCGATAATCTGGGGGGAGAGACGGCTGGAAACGGTTCACAAGGAGAACGGCGTTCGGATAAAGGTTGACCTCTCGAAGGCATTCTTCAACCCGCGGATGAAGGGCGAGCGGTACAGATTGGCCCAGCTCGTCCGCGACGGGGAAAGGATTCTGATTCCCTTCGCCGGCGTTCTGCCCTACGCCCTCGTCATAGCGCGCTATAAAAGGGTTAAGATCACCGCAGTGGAGCTGAACAGGGAGGCCTACGAGCTCGGCCTTGAGAACATCGAACTGAACCGGGAAAGACTGAGGGGCGAGATAGAGTTCATCCACGGCGACGTTTTTGACGTTCTCCCCGAACTTCCGGCCCACGACAGGGTGATAAGCCCCACGCCGAGGGGCGTTGATGC belongs to Thermococcus camini and includes:
- the moaA gene encoding GTP 3',8-cyclase MoaA, giving the protein MLYDRFGRPATNLRISLTQDCNFRCFFCHREGQHFNASLELTPSEIERLVRVASHLGIRKVKLTGGEPTVRNDILDVVRRIRPYVVDLSMTTNGSRLKELAKPLAEAGLNRVNVSLHSLKPDVYRRITGVDMLDTVLEGIEEAVKYLSPVKLNMTVMRGLNDGEIWDMVEFAAKTGTILQLIELEAPREMTETRFFRKYFYPLKPVEERLGEMAVETRERRMHRRKKYFIPTDHGIAEVEVVRAMHNTVFCANCTRLRVTSDGKFKTCLLRKEDLIDFVTALRNGASDEELVEIFRQVVLMREPYWK
- a CDS encoding DUF835 domain-containing protein — protein: MTEIDAVTFVEGLLLAGVSGYLLIRIRLLHRYGELHKREYSMELSVIFSLFALAGIALMVAAATESAPPRAPDIVALTAFIVISILSMRELLRKTPGVISPKGVGIKESSVFLVESENEAKLMMKTFHLKGAPVMAISRRPYEEWVSKFGFSPKTFLWLSNVQHPHAVSPSSLYILREEAVRFMRENPGGVVYVDGIEYMTFYSEFSTIAKFLFTLRDYALTTRAYVVVLASPEALGPTKFNILAREFRRPDFGEIEDTLSEKAFFGTVRKEDLERLLENDSGDVEEKVMPGGPENAGDKGDKNRG
- the taw22 gene encoding tRNA (guanine(37)-N1)/4-demethylwyosine(37)-methyltransferase Taw22; protein product: MPAIRVTKTEAEPVKRRLKKLGLYDGKRRPKREGEFVLLPVPEDERVYSLGYEVLPLELPLRPERQLYKNLESVLTGRLSEEELKHLRRYDIVGDIAIIQVPRELSHRVDDIVWGLRKVHPFIRVVAQKGFHEGAFRIREYSIIWGERRLETVHKENGVRIKVDLSKAFFNPRMKGERYRLAQLVRDGERILIPFAGVLPYALVIARYKRVKITAVELNREAYELGLENIELNRERLRGEIEFIHGDVFDVLPELPAHDRVISPTPRGVDALALTLDRAEKWLHYYDFVHEADVGAFRTRILDACAMLGKECEVRVKKVSDFKPHVFKVCADVRIR